The Pseudomonas sp. TH06 genome contains the following window.
GTTGATCGCTTTCTCTGTGATCCTGCTGTTGACCCTGGAATGGCTACGTGGCCGCAGCGAAAAACTGCGTACCGCCCAGGTCTGACGCATTCCCCTGTAGGAGTGAGCCTGCTCGCGATTGCCGTGCATCAGTCACTGTAAGAGTGTCTGACCAGACGCCATCGCGAGCAGGCTCACTCCTACAGGGGATCGGTGGCGAGTCATTCACCACCTGAATAGCAGACAACGCCAAACCCTCAGCTAATCTTGTGCCCAGCTCCCACATCTATAAGAGGCTGCGCACGATGAGTCTGTCCCAGTTCAAAATCGCTCACAAATTGATCACCGGCGCCGCAGCCATCGAACAACTGGCCGCCGAACTGACGCGCCTAGACATCGACAACCCACTGATCGTCACCGACGCCGCCCTGGTCAAGTCCGGCACGGTAGAGCTGGCGCTGTGCCAATTGGGTGGGCGCGAGTACGAGATTTTCGACCGTGTCCTGCCGGACCCGGAAATCGCCATCGTCGAAGACTGCATGCGCGTTTACCGCGAAGGCGGGCATGACGGCTTGATCGGCCTCGGTGGCGGCAGTGCCATCGATATCGCCAAAAGTGTCGCGGCGTATGCCGGTTACCACGGTGCGCTGGAAGATCTGTTCGGCGTCGATCAGGTGCCGCGCAAAGGCCCGCCGCTGATCGCCATCCCGACCACCGCCGGTACCGGGTCGGAAGTGACCAACGTCGCCATCCTCTCGGACAAGGTTGCCCAACTAAAGAAAGGTATTGTCAGCGACTTTCTATTACCGGACGTGGCGCTGGTCAGCCCGCAGATGACCCTGACTTGCCCGCGCAGTGTCACAGCCGCCAGTGGCGTTGATGCGCTGGTGCACGCCATCGAGTCCTATCTGTCGGTGAATGCTTCGCCAATTACCGATTCGTTGGCCATCGGCGCCATCAAACTGATCGCCAAAGCGTTGCCCAAGGCCTACGCCAATGGCGCCAATCTGCAAGCGCGCGAAGACATGGCCACCGCCAGCCTGATGGCTGGCATGGCATTCGGCAATGCCGGGGTTGGCGCTGTGCATGCGCTGGCCTATCCGCTGGGCGGGCGTTACAACATCGCTCACGGGGTCAGCAATGCCTTGCTGCTGCCGTATGTCATGACCTGGAACAAGATGGCCTGCGTCGAACGGATGCAGGATATTGCCGAAGCCATGGGGGTGAAGACCGCTCATCTGAGTGCCAGCGAGGCGGCGGACAAAGCCGTGCAGGCGATGACCGATTTGTGTGCGGCGGTGGAAATTCCTGCCGGGCTGCGCAGTTTCGGCGTGCCTGAAGAGGCGATTCCGGCCATGGCTGTGGAGGCGGCGGGCATCGAACGCTTGATGCGCAACAACCCGCGCAAGCTCAGCGCCGTGGACATCGAGAAGATTTACCGCGCGGCGTACTGAGTCGGCCTCGGTCACCGGTCATGGCACAACCCAATCATCGCGGTCACGGTGCGCGCGCGGAAACTTGAGGTATACAATGCGCGCCATCGTGATTTAGCTCAGAAAAGGTGCGTCATGCAGCCCTTCGTAATTGCTCCGTCGATTCTCTCCGCCGACTTCGCCCGCCTCGGCGAAGAAGTAGACAACGTTCTGGCCGCTGGTGCCGACTTCGTGCACTTCGATGTCATGGACAACCACTACGTGCCGAACCTGACCATCGGTCCGATGGTCTGCGCGGCTCTGCGCAAGTACGGCGTCACCGCGCCAATCGACGCGCACCTGATGGTCAGCCCGGTGGATCGCATCGTCGGCGACTTCATCGAGGCCGGCGCGACTTACATCACCTTCCACCCGGAAGCCACACTGCACGTCGATCGTTCGCTGCAACTGATCCGTGAAGGCGGCTGCAAATCCGGCCTGGTGTTCAACCCGGCAACCCCGCTGGACGTGCTCAAGTACGTGATCGACAAGGTCGACATGGTCCTGCTGATGAGCGTCAACCCGGGTTTTGGCGGGCAGAAGTTCATTCCCGGCACCCTCGACAAACTGCGCGAAGCGCGGGCGATCATCGATGCCTCGGGCCGTGACATCCGTCTGGAAATCGACGGCGGCGTCAACGTCAACAACATCCGTGAAATCGCTGCCGCTGGCGCCGACACGTTCGTGGCTGGCTCGGCGATCTTCAACGCGCCGAACTATCAGGAAGTCATCGACAAGATGCGTTCCGAGCTGGCGCTGGCACGTCCATGAGCGGTTTTGAGCAGCTGTTCCCGGGCAAACTGCCACGGTTGGTGATGTTCGATCTGGATGGCACGCTGATCGACTCGGTTCCCGACCTGGCGGCAGCGGTGGACAACATGCTGCTCACCCTCGGCCGCCAACCTGCGGGCATCGAATCGGTACGCGAGTGGGTCGGCAACGGCGCCCCGGTGCTGGTGCGCCGCGCACTGGCCGGCGGCATCGATCATTCTTCAGTGGATGACGTCGAGGCCGAGCACGCGCTGGAGGTTTTCATGGAGGCTTACGGCGCCAGCCATGAGCTGACCGTGGTCTATCCCGGTGTGCGCGACACCCTCAAGTGGCTGCACAAGCAGGGCGTGGCCATGGCGCTGATCACCAACAAGCCGGAGCGCTTTGTCGCACCGCTGCTGGATCAGATGAAAATCGGCCGCTACTTCAAGTGGATCATCGGCGGCGACACGCTCCCGCAGAAGAAACCTGATCCGGCCGCGCTGTTCTTCGTGATGAAAATGGCCAACATTCCGGCCTCGCAATCGCTGTTCGTCGGCGACTCGCGCAGCGATGTGCTGGCGGCGAAAGCGGCGGGGGTCAAATGCGTGGCGCTGAGTTACGGCTACAACCATGGTCGTCCGATTGCCGAGGAATCCCCGGCGCTGGTGATCGACGATCTGCGCAAGCTAATTCCCGGTTGCCTCGTTACGGCCGCTGAGATAACGTTGCCCGACGCTTCTCAATCCCCTTCTGGAAACGCCATCGTGGTGGTCACTCGCAAACTCTGGATGAAAGTCATCAAGGCCCTGGCCCGCTGGCGTTGGCGCGCCTGACTTGTTCCTGGCCGGCCTGCCGGCGCGTTTGCACACCTGACTGATTTGCACCTCACACCACGAGGCACCTTATGATCCGCGAAGAATTTCTGCGCTTGGCCGCCGACGGCTACAACCGCATCCCGTTGGCCTGCGAAACCCTGGCCGACTTCGACACACCGCTGTCGATCTACCTGAAACTGGCTGACCAGCCCAACTCCTACCTGCTCGAATCGGTGCAGGGTGGCGAGAAATGGGGCCGTTATTCGATCATCGGCCTGCCGTGCCGCACAGTGCTGCGGGTTCATGACCATCACGTCAGCGTGACCGTCGATGGCGTCGAGACCGAAAGTCATGACGTTGAAGACCCGTTGGCCTTCGTTGAAACCTTCAAGGCGCGCTACAACGTGCCGACCATCGCCGGTCTGCCGCGTTTCAACGGCGGTCTGGTCGGTTACTTCGGTTACGACTGCGTGCGTTATGTCGAGAAACGCCTGGGCAAGTGCCCGAATCCGGACCCGCTGGGCGTGCCAGACATTTTGCTGATGGTCTCCGACGCCGTCGTGGTGTTCGACAACCTCGCCGGCAAGATGCACGCGATTGTGCTGGCCGATCCGGCGCAGGCCGATGCTTTCGAACAAGGTCAGGCGCAACTGCAGGCGCTGCTGGAGAAACTGCGCCAGCCGATCACCCCGCGTCGTGGCCTGGACTTCAGCAAGCAGCAAGCGGCTGACCCGGTGTTCCGTTCCAGTTTCACCCAGGACGATTACGAAAAAGCCGTCGACACCATCAAGGAGTACATCCTTGCCGGTGACTGCATGCAGGTTGTGCCGTCGCAGCGCATGTCGATCGACTTCAAGGCTGCGCCGATCGATCTGTACCGTGCACTGCGTTGCTTCAATCCGACGCCGTACATGTACTTCTTCAACTTCGGCGATTTCCATGTCGTCGGCAGTTCGCCGGAAGTGCTGGTGCGAGTCGAGGACAACCTGATCACCGTGCGCCCGATTGCCGGTACTCGCCCGCGTGGCGCGACCGAAGAAGCCGATCTGGCGCTGGAAGAAGACCTGCTATCGGACGACAAAGAGATCGCCGAGCACTTGATGCTGATCGATCTCGGTCGTAACGACACTGGGCGCGTTTCGGAAATCGGTTCGGTGAAACTCACCGAGAAAATGGTCATCGAGCGTTATTCCAACGTGATGCACATTGTTTCCAACGTCACCGGGCAGTTGAAGGCCGGGCTGACCGCGATGGATGCACTGCGGGCGATTCTGCCAGCGGGCACCTTGTCCGGCGCGCCGAAAATTCGTGCGATGGAAATCATCGACGAACTGGAGCCGGTCAAGCGTGGCGTGTATGGCGGCGCAGTCGGTTACTTCGCCTGGAACGGCAACATGGACACCGCGATTGCGATCCGTACCGCGGTGATCAAGAACGGCGAACTGCACGTGCAGGCCGGTGGCGGCATCGTCGCCGACTCGGTGCCGGCACTGGAATGGGAAGAAACCCTGAATAAACGCCGCGCGATGTTCCGCGCTGTCGCCCTGGCCGAACAAACCCCGGACTGATCCCCTATCCCCTGTGTGAGAGGGCTTTTGTGGCGAGGGGATTTATCCCCGTTCGACTGCGCAGCAGTCGTAAAAACATTGCATACGATTTGCCTGATACACCGAGGTGTTTGGTTTAGGGGCCGCTTCGCGCCCCAGCGGGGATAAATCCCATCGCCACAGGCAATGTCCATCACTACAGAAAATGTGATGCATAAAAAAGCGGCGCCTGTGATGGCGCCGCTTTTTTATAGCCTGCAACAATCCCCTGTAGGAGCTGCC
Protein-coding sequences here:
- the rpe gene encoding ribulose-phosphate 3-epimerase, with product MQPFVIAPSILSADFARLGEEVDNVLAAGADFVHFDVMDNHYVPNLTIGPMVCAALRKYGVTAPIDAHLMVSPVDRIVGDFIEAGATYITFHPEATLHVDRSLQLIREGGCKSGLVFNPATPLDVLKYVIDKVDMVLLMSVNPGFGGQKFIPGTLDKLREARAIIDASGRDIRLEIDGGVNVNNIREIAAAGADTFVAGSAIFNAPNYQEVIDKMRSELALARP
- a CDS encoding phosphoglycolate phosphatase, which produces MSGFEQLFPGKLPRLVMFDLDGTLIDSVPDLAAAVDNMLLTLGRQPAGIESVREWVGNGAPVLVRRALAGGIDHSSVDDVEAEHALEVFMEAYGASHELTVVYPGVRDTLKWLHKQGVAMALITNKPERFVAPLLDQMKIGRYFKWIIGGDTLPQKKPDPAALFFVMKMANIPASQSLFVGDSRSDVLAAKAAGVKCVALSYGYNHGRPIAEESPALVIDDLRKLIPGCLVTAAEITLPDASQSPSGNAIVVVTRKLWMKVIKALARWRWRA
- a CDS encoding iron-containing alcohol dehydrogenase, whose translation is MSLSQFKIAHKLITGAAAIEQLAAELTRLDIDNPLIVTDAALVKSGTVELALCQLGGREYEIFDRVLPDPEIAIVEDCMRVYREGGHDGLIGLGGGSAIDIAKSVAAYAGYHGALEDLFGVDQVPRKGPPLIAIPTTAGTGSEVTNVAILSDKVAQLKKGIVSDFLLPDVALVSPQMTLTCPRSVTAASGVDALVHAIESYLSVNASPITDSLAIGAIKLIAKALPKAYANGANLQAREDMATASLMAGMAFGNAGVGAVHALAYPLGGRYNIAHGVSNALLLPYVMTWNKMACVERMQDIAEAMGVKTAHLSASEAADKAVQAMTDLCAAVEIPAGLRSFGVPEEAIPAMAVEAAGIERLMRNNPRKLSAVDIEKIYRAAY
- the trpE gene encoding anthranilate synthase component I, whose amino-acid sequence is MIREEFLRLAADGYNRIPLACETLADFDTPLSIYLKLADQPNSYLLESVQGGEKWGRYSIIGLPCRTVLRVHDHHVSVTVDGVETESHDVEDPLAFVETFKARYNVPTIAGLPRFNGGLVGYFGYDCVRYVEKRLGKCPNPDPLGVPDILLMVSDAVVVFDNLAGKMHAIVLADPAQADAFEQGQAQLQALLEKLRQPITPRRGLDFSKQQAADPVFRSSFTQDDYEKAVDTIKEYILAGDCMQVVPSQRMSIDFKAAPIDLYRALRCFNPTPYMYFFNFGDFHVVGSSPEVLVRVEDNLITVRPIAGTRPRGATEEADLALEEDLLSDDKEIAEHLMLIDLGRNDTGRVSEIGSVKLTEKMVIERYSNVMHIVSNVTGQLKAGLTAMDALRAILPAGTLSGAPKIRAMEIIDELEPVKRGVYGGAVGYFAWNGNMDTAIAIRTAVIKNGELHVQAGGGIVADSVPALEWEETLNKRRAMFRAVALAEQTPD